In Bos indicus x Bos taurus breed Angus x Brahman F1 hybrid chromosome 23, Bos_hybrid_MaternalHap_v2.0, whole genome shotgun sequence, a single genomic region encodes these proteins:
- the GFOD1 gene encoding glucose-fructose oxidoreductase domain-containing protein 1 isoform X2, translating to MMSAAHYYPKLMSVMGNVLRFLPAFVRMKQLIEEGYVGELLVCEVQVHSGSLLGKKYNWSCDDLMGGGGLHSVGTYIIDLLTFLTGQKAVKVHGLLKTFVKQTDHIKGIRQITSDDFCTFQMVLEGGVCCTVTLNFNVPGEFKQDVTVVGSAGRLLAVGTDLYGQRNSAPEQELLVQDATPVSNSLLPEKAFSDIPSPYLRGTIKMMQAVRQAFQDQDDRRTWDGRPLTMAATFDDCLYALCVVDTIKRSSQTGEWQNIAVMTEEPELSPAYLISEAMRRSRMSLYC from the coding sequence ATGATGTCGGCCGCCCACTACTACCCGAAGCTCATGAGCGTCATGGGCAACGTGCTGCGCTTCCTGCCGGCCTTCGTGCGCATGAAGCAGCTCATCGAGGAGGGCTACGTGGGCGAGCTGCTGGTGTGCGAGGTGCAGGTGCACAGCGGCAGCCTGCTGGGCAAGAAGTACAACTGGAGCTGCGACGACCTGATGGGCGGTGGCGGGCTGCACTCGGTGGGCACCTACATCATCGACCTGCTGACCTTCCTCACCGGTCAGAAGGCCGTCAAGGTCCACGGGCTGCTCAAGACCTTTGTGAAGCAGACCGACCACATTAAGGGCATCCGCCAGATCACCAGCGACGACTTCTGCACCTTCCAGATGGTGCTGGAGGGCGGGGTGTGCTGTACCGTCACCCTCAACTTCAACGTGCCCGGCGAGTTCAAGCAGGACGTGACCGTGGTGGGCTCGGCCGGGCGCCTCCTGGCCGTGGGCACGGACCTGTACGGCCAGCGCAACAGCGCCCCGGAGCAGGAGCTGCTGGTACAGGACGCCACGCCGGTCAGCAACTCCTTGCTGCCCGAGAAGGCCTTCAGCGACATCCCCTCACCCTACCTGCGCGGCACCATCAAGATGATGCAGGCCGTGCGCCAAGCCTTCCAGGACCAGGACGATAGGCGCACGTGGGACGGACGGCCGCTCACCATGGCTGCCACCTTCGACGACTGCCTGTATGCCCTGTGCGTGGTGGACACCATCAAACGGTCCAGCCAGACGGGCGAGTGGCAGAACATCGCGGTGATGACCGAGGAGCCCGAGCTGAGCCCTGCCTACCTGATCAGCGAGGCCATGCGGCGCAGCAGGATGTCCCTGTACTGCTAG